TCCTTACAGCCATGGCAGTGCTACTTCTCAGCCCTGAGGAGTTCCTAATCACCGATGGCTGACCCAATCCCCTCTTCCCACCTTTCCACCAAGGCCCTCCCCAAGTCGAAGGACAGAGGCACAGACATGGGTTTAGAGAAACTTGTGTTTAATGGTAAAGCTTAGCACACCCCAGCACCAGGAATGGCATGGAGTCGCAGCAGCAGGGATGGGTAGGTGACCCCCCCCATGGAGCCTCACATGGCGAAGAGGATGAGGAAGGCGACCATCAAACAGAAGAGCCCCATGGCCTCAGACAGGGCAAAGCCCAGAATGGCATAGGAGAAGAGCTGCTGCTTGAGAGACGGGTTCCTGTCAGGGACAGAGATGGATGCCAGCACAAGGTGAGGGCACGGATACCAGTGGAGGACACAGGAAGGTAAGGTGAATGGGGAGGGCTATGACTGGGAGAGGGTCCAGCCTGCACACATTCTGAGGGTTTGGATGGGCAAGCAGAGTGGGCCAACTTGGTAAGTTTAAGTGAGCCAAGTTTGACATGGCTCCTGAAGGGATCCCCTCCTGCCGAGACTTCTCCCAAATAGGGTGAAACTTACAGTGGGAGATGCGATGCTCTGGGCCACCCAAACTTACCTGGCATAGCCAATGATCAAGCTGCCAAACACCGTTCCAATGCCAGCTCCTGAACCAGCCACACCAACTGTGGCTGCCCCAGCACCAATAAACTTGGCTGCTGTGTCAATGTCCCGGGAGACAacactggtctggaactcccgtCTGGCCACCTGGAGTGGGGAGCTGCTATAGGACGGCTAGGAGGGGCAGTAAGGAAGGAGAGAGTGCAAGGGGATAGTGAGGCACAAGGACAGGTGGCTGACTTCACACTCTCACCCCACCCACCTGAGCTCTCAAACTGTTGGCAAACTGCCTGGCAAATAAAGAATGCTCTGACTGCAGAGTATGCTAGAAATTAGTCTTAGGGTCTGTTTTTAGACAGGCCTAGGGAAATTTCATGGGTCAGGCAAACCGCACATACAATGCTCGCCCTGGGGGACTTAGAACTATAAAAGAACCACAGACTAACTCTTCTCCTAATTTGGCCTAAAGGCAACTCAACCTGAAGGAGCCCTGTCTGGGGACATTCCTAAGAgggcccttcctccctcacctgtTTAGATGGATTCTCTGGCCTATTCAGGAAGGAGGCAGACACAGGTCTGATTAGACCCCTGCTACAACAGCggatctgtaaaattaaaaagacacatTCCACCACcaaatcaggcaagaaaaaaaaatcctaattgcCAAGGTCTGTCAAAAATGACTACAACATCATAAACAGAGAAAGTCCAATGTATTTCAAGGCCAGTTATTCCTATTTCTACCAAGTAGGTCCACACCAGAGACAATTATCCTGAGAGCCTGGTGTAGTCAGCAGTGGCAACCTTCACCATTCAAAAGCATGTACCAAAGTTCACTTCTTTGGGCAGAGCCTTAATCAATTTCCCAGAACAGAAACCCACACTAATATCAAAGCAGGTATAAAAAGAGTTTGTACCCAGATCACCAAAGTAatcaaaaggagaaattttattttgctaaaatgtatttaatgc
The Eulemur rufifrons isolate Redbay chromosome 9, OSU_ERuf_1, whole genome shotgun sequence DNA segment above includes these coding regions:
- the ATP5MC1 gene encoding ATP synthase F(0) complex subunit C1, mitochondrial, with the protein product MQTTGALLISPALIRCCSRGLIRPVSASFLNRPENPSKQPSYSSSPLQVARREFQTSVVSRDIDTAAKFIGAGAATVGVAGSGAGIGTVFGSLIIGYARNPSLKQQLFSYAILGFALSEAMGLFCLMVAFLILFAM